A portion of the Staphylococcus felis genome contains these proteins:
- a CDS encoding DeoR/GlpR family DNA-binding transcription regulator translates to MYKKKSRLDVICQRVANHGKVCVNDLAVYFEVTPETIRKDLELLEADKKITRVHGGAVKYNYLNKEQSFSHKWQKQAHVKERLAKRAAQFIHNAEIIALDGGTTVGRIPKYLNHLSNCTFVTHSWMTMMELNKAVEEQRIEAEIMMLPGKANTEQDVVRGPLTNQLLQSFKFDKAFLSCGAFDTTHVYEYDLEEALVSRTMMQQSAETLLVTDSTKRDNTASFVIDSLQEIDYIITDYAKPEIIEFDPSHWLQM, encoded by the coding sequence ATGTATAAAAAGAAATCAAGGTTAGATGTTATCTGTCAACGTGTGGCAAATCACGGAAAAGTGTGTGTGAATGATTTGGCAGTATACTTTGAAGTCACACCTGAAACCATACGCAAAGATTTAGAGCTATTAGAAGCAGATAAAAAAATCACACGTGTTCATGGAGGTGCGGTGAAATACAATTATCTCAATAAAGAGCAATCATTTAGTCATAAATGGCAAAAGCAAGCACATGTCAAAGAACGATTAGCTAAACGTGCAGCACAATTCATACATAATGCGGAAATAATCGCTTTGGATGGTGGTACGACAGTGGGCCGTATACCTAAATATTTAAATCATCTTTCGAATTGTACCTTTGTTACGCATTCATGGATGACTATGATGGAATTGAATAAAGCGGTAGAAGAACAGCGCATTGAGGCAGAAATTATGATGCTACCAGGCAAGGCGAATACGGAACAAGACGTCGTACGAGGGCCTTTGACCAATCAACTACTTCAATCATTTAAATTTGATAAAGCTTTCTTATCTTGTGGTGCTTTTGACACAACACACGTATATGAATATGACTTGGAAGAAGCATTAGTGAGTCGTACCATGATGCAACAAAGTGCCGAAACGTTATTAGTCACAGACAGTACAAAACGTGATAATACAGCCTCATTTGTGATTGATTCATTACAGGAGATAGATTACATCATTACAGATTATGCTAAACCAGAAATAATCGAGTTTGATCCTTCCCATTGGCTACAAATGTGA
- a CDS encoding helix-turn-helix domain-containing protein, with amino-acid sequence MDVGQQIKRYRTECELSQAELAEKIYVSSQTISNWENERSCPDLHHLIVLSALFQVSLDQLVKGDVEDMKNAVDQSNMDKYGWLMCLFIALAAISTGPALKYSEGWFGLLVPVILWAISMHYALKIERIKKKHDVQTYREILDYMENGKKTIQTPRNKKKYVAEKFLIVVGFGVVVMAIVFISTWIFSMI; translated from the coding sequence ATGGATGTAGGACAACAAATTAAACGATATAGGACAGAATGTGAACTGTCTCAAGCAGAATTGGCAGAGAAAATATATGTATCATCTCAAACCATTTCAAATTGGGAAAATGAGAGAAGTTGTCCCGATTTGCATCATTTGATTGTCCTAAGTGCATTGTTCCAAGTTTCTTTAGATCAACTTGTTAAAGGAGATGTAGAGGATATGAAAAATGCAGTCGATCAAAGCAATATGGATAAGTACGGGTGGCTGATGTGTCTATTTATAGCTTTAGCAGCAATATCAACGGGGCCTGCATTAAAATATAGTGAAGGCTGGTTTGGTTTACTAGTGCCAGTCATCCTTTGGGCCATTTCAATGCATTATGCATTGAAAATTGAGCGTATTAAAAAGAAACATGATGTCCAAACATATAGAGAAATTCTAGATTATATGGAAAATGGTAAGAAAACAATTCAAACACCGAGAAATAAAAAGAAGTATGTGGCTGAGAAATTTTTGATTGTAGTGGGATTTGGCGTTGTTGTAATGGCAATCGTATTTATAAGTACGTGGATATTCAGCATGATTTAA
- a CDS encoding DedA family protein: MEQIITDLISRWGYMAIFILILLENVLPVVPSEIILTFAGLMSVKSGLSIPILFIISTIASFIGLLILYYVCRLIHEERIYRFVDRQGKWLKLKGKDVKRANDWFKRYGAWAVLLCRFIPVLRVLITIPAGINKMNVVQFIVLSLLGTTIWNFALILLGRLLSDSFDTLMTGLHTYAYIMYIVIFIALLYFVYRLIFRKRRHVK; encoded by the coding sequence ATGGAACAAATAATTACTGATTTGATTAGCCGTTGGGGATATATGGCTATTTTCATTTTGATTTTACTAGAAAATGTCTTACCTGTTGTCCCTTCTGAAATCATTCTGACATTTGCTGGCTTAATGTCTGTGAAATCGGGGCTTTCTATCCCTATTTTATTTATCATTTCAACTATTGCCTCATTTATCGGTTTATTGATTTTGTACTATGTATGTCGTCTGATTCATGAAGAGCGTATTTATCGCTTTGTTGATAGACAAGGTAAATGGCTCAAATTGAAAGGTAAAGATGTCAAACGCGCAAATGACTGGTTTAAGCGATACGGCGCATGGGCAGTGTTATTATGCCGCTTTATCCCTGTCCTTCGTGTACTGATTACGATTCCAGCAGGTATTAATAAGATGAATGTCGTCCAATTTATTGTTTTGTCATTGCTTGGTACAACTATTTGGAATTTTGCCCTAATCTTATTAGGACGCTTATTGAGTGATAGCTTTGATACACTGATGACAGGACTACACACATACGCCTACATCATGTATATAGTTATATTTATCGCATTATTATATTTTGTATATCGTCTCATTTTCAGGAAAAGACGTCATGTCAAATAG
- the rbsD gene encoding D-ribose pyranase has product MKKTRVLNSHISKAIATIGHFDLLTINDAGMPIPNDDRRMDLAITKELPRFIDVLEVVLSEMEIQKVYLAEEIKSNNPTQLQQIKNLLDENVEIAYIPHSEMKTYLSHPLNKGNIRTGEVTPFSNIILESNVTF; this is encoded by the coding sequence ATGAAAAAAACACGAGTCCTAAATAGTCATATTTCAAAAGCGATTGCAACGATTGGACATTTTGATTTGTTGACGATTAACGATGCGGGTATGCCTATTCCAAACGATGATCGTCGTATGGATTTGGCTATTACGAAAGAATTGCCACGATTTATCGATGTCCTCGAAGTTGTTTTGTCTGAAATGGAAATTCAAAAGGTATATTTAGCTGAAGAAATCAAGTCCAACAATCCAACACAACTTCAACAAATCAAGAATTTGTTAGATGAAAATGTAGAAATCGCCTACATACCACATTCAGAAATGAAAACGTATTTAAGTCACCCACTTAATAAAGGCAATATTCGTACTGGTGAAGTGACACCATTTTCAAATATTATCTTAGAATCTAATGTTACTTTTTAA
- a CDS encoding MATE family efflux transporter yields the protein MINVSKVRFNQIYVPILIEQLFMMLMNQADVMMLSAYDTKAIAVSGISTQMMTVLTFLITIVHVGVSIRLVHQKEHEVHAIKSEVYHSVTLNIVLSIGVCIVAMMSYHWILLFMQVPSSIFDLTYQFGMIFLVGFTMTTTQMLVGSLLRILGLAHIAAMTTVGINIINVILNGSILFIFTNWFESPILAVAIATLFSRFIGLMYGSYHLIKKYQPRLSYFKLKRYMSHKVIVLGLPGAGEQISYNVAQTIMTAFLIIMGTEVIAAKSLTVALSNLSFCVAMAYSLASQIYLGKFIARRKFNILSHHVYRGLRQNILRSVLIMSIVVIGFVIAGRYITSGEEVYHLTLFYLCLFVGLEPIRAMNNYMVDLLNVAGDVRYPVLINVVTTWCLLIPLSYLTAFTLGWGYIGMILMNMIEEGIRFILMMRRWQQGIWKSKLTQIGVRLDV from the coding sequence ATGATCAACGTTTCTAAAGTACGTTTCAATCAAATTTACGTGCCGATTTTAATTGAGCAGCTTTTTATGATGTTGATGAATCAAGCAGACGTGATGATGTTAAGTGCTTATGATACAAAAGCGATTGCAGTGTCTGGGATTAGTACACAAATGATGACAGTATTGACCTTTTTAATTACGATTGTGCATGTCGGCGTGTCGATTCGACTTGTTCATCAAAAAGAGCACGAAGTCCACGCTATCAAGTCAGAAGTATATCATAGCGTAACTTTGAATATCGTTCTTTCGATAGGTGTATGTATCGTCGCGATGATGAGTTATCATTGGATACTCCTATTTATGCAAGTACCATCATCTATCTTTGACCTGACTTATCAATTTGGCATGATATTTTTAGTTGGATTTACGATGACGACGACACAAATGCTTGTTGGAAGTTTATTAAGGATTTTAGGTCTTGCTCATATTGCAGCGATGACAACAGTTGGCATTAATATCATCAATGTCATATTGAATGGTAGTATTTTATTTATCTTTACAAACTGGTTTGAGTCACCTATTTTAGCTGTGGCCATCGCAACGCTGTTCAGTCGCTTTATAGGATTGATGTATGGCAGCTATCATTTAATCAAAAAGTATCAACCTCGATTGAGCTATTTTAAGTTAAAGCGGTATATGAGCCACAAAGTCATTGTACTCGGTTTGCCTGGCGCAGGTGAACAAATCTCATACAACGTGGCTCAGACGATAATGACAGCCTTTCTCATCATCATGGGGACAGAAGTAATAGCAGCTAAATCACTCACAGTTGCTCTGAGTAATCTTTCATTTTGTGTGGCAATGGCATACAGTTTGGCTAGTCAAATTTATTTAGGCAAGTTCATCGCACGGAGAAAGTTTAATATTTTGAGTCATCATGTGTACAGAGGGTTACGTCAAAATATATTACGTTCGGTGCTCATTATGAGTATAGTCGTCATAGGATTTGTTATTGCAGGACGCTATATTACAAGTGGTGAAGAGGTCTATCATTTAACGCTGTTTTACTTATGTTTGTTTGTAGGGTTAGAACCGATACGTGCGATGAATAATTATATGGTAGATTTATTGAATGTTGCAGGGGATGTACGCTATCCAGTTTTAATTAATGTAGTCACTACATGGTGCTTGCTTATTCCATTATCATACTTGACTGCTTTTACGTTGGGATGGGGGTATATCGGTATGATATTAATGAATATGATTGAGGAGGGTATACGGTTTATATTGATGATGCGCAGATGGCAGCAAGGCATATGGAAATCTAAGTTAACGCAGATAGGGGTTCGTTTGGATGTATAA
- a CDS encoding metallophosphoesterase family protein gives MSSFKIMQLTDLHLGPNHDEKDQQTYQLLEQLITTYQPDLCLLTGDQIWSQGVLDSDRVYRELFQFLNQFNTTIATTFGNHDTENQFRRSDLRAIEKEVATHYVDKKHAKIIDDKEAYVIEIYQNQNLTHLIYVIDGGDYSESAIGDYAYIHPGHVAWIEEVESSYRQKGIVLPGHNVLFTHIPIPEYQAIEHVQNFHGIYQETIGCAQVNSGLFAQMLHTGGIEAMFCGHDHDNDFGINHYGIDLNYGRVSGFNCYGEIQRGARLIELIPNQPYRTKIVEYDQRF, from the coding sequence ATGTCATCATTCAAAATCATGCAGTTGACAGATTTACATTTAGGTCCAAATCATGACGAAAAAGATCAACAAACCTACCAATTGTTAGAGCAGCTCATCACAACATACCAGCCGGACTTGTGTCTACTGACAGGCGATCAAATATGGTCTCAAGGTGTGTTGGATTCAGATCGTGTCTATCGGGAGTTATTTCAATTTTTGAATCAATTCAATACGACGATAGCGACAACATTTGGTAATCATGATACAGAAAATCAGTTTCGTCGTAGTGACTTAAGAGCGATTGAAAAAGAGGTGGCAACGCATTATGTAGATAAAAAACATGCCAAAATCATTGATGATAAAGAGGCTTATGTCATAGAAATTTATCAAAATCAAAATTTAACGCATCTCATTTATGTGATTGATGGTGGAGACTATAGTGAGTCAGCTATAGGAGATTATGCCTACATCCACCCTGGACACGTTGCGTGGATTGAAGAGGTTGAATCAAGTTATCGTCAAAAGGGTATCGTTTTGCCAGGTCATAATGTGTTGTTTACACACATCCCTATCCCAGAATACCAAGCTATTGAGCATGTTCAAAACTTTCATGGTATCTATCAGGAAACAATTGGTTGTGCTCAGGTCAACTCAGGCTTATTTGCGCAAATGTTGCATACTGGAGGAATAGAGGCCATGTTTTGTGGTCATGATCACGATAATGACTTCGGTATCAATCATTATGGCATTGATTTAAATTATGGACGTGTGAGTGGATTTAATTGTTATGGAGAGATACAGAGAGGGGCACGATTAATTGAGTTAATACCGAATCAACCTTACCGTACAAAGATTGTTGAATATGATCAACGTTTCTAA
- a CDS encoding carbohydrate ABC transporter permease, producing the protein MKIKQDMSSVVIRTISWVIIIFLTLTILLPMFHIIALAFNSGADAQRGGITFWPRQFSLDNFKEIFRQGTILNALWISLGKTILGTILSVILTAMAAYALTIKTLPFRRVITFGLVFTMLFSAGVVPLYILLHQLSLTDTFWVYIIPSLYSVYHILIMRTFFNQIPNSVIEAARIDGCNDWQIFWKIILPMSKPVIATITLFNAVSQWNDWFTGAFFVRNPQLKPLATVLQDMLTSQESISHALKQKAGAYQMIERMTITGDSLQMAMIVLLIIPVLFLFPFVQKHFVKGVNIGSTKE; encoded by the coding sequence ATGAAAATCAAGCAAGATATGAGTAGTGTAGTGATTCGCACTATTTCCTGGGTAATAATTATATTTCTGACGTTAACCATTCTTTTGCCGATGTTTCATATTATTGCGCTCGCTTTTAATAGTGGCGCTGATGCCCAAAGAGGGGGCATCACTTTTTGGCCGAGGCAGTTTTCATTAGATAATTTTAAAGAAATTTTTAGACAAGGGACGATATTAAATGCCTTATGGATTAGCTTAGGCAAAACGATTCTTGGCACTATTTTAAGTGTGATATTAACTGCCATGGCGGCTTACGCGTTAACGATTAAGACACTTCCTTTTCGAAGAGTAATCACATTTGGTCTTGTGTTTACGATGTTATTTAGTGCAGGCGTTGTTCCATTATATATTTTGCTTCATCAACTCAGTCTGACGGATACGTTTTGGGTGTATATCATTCCATCACTGTATAGTGTTTATCATATTTTAATTATGCGCACATTCTTCAATCAAATCCCGAATAGTGTGATTGAGGCAGCACGTATCGATGGCTGTAATGATTGGCAAATTTTTTGGAAAATTATCTTACCCATGAGCAAACCTGTTATTGCGACTATTACGCTATTTAATGCGGTAAGTCAGTGGAATGATTGGTTTACAGGGGCATTTTTTGTGAGAAATCCACAGCTAAAACCGTTAGCTACTGTTTTACAAGATATGTTAACAAGTCAGGAGTCGATATCGCATGCATTGAAACAAAAGGCGGGCGCCTATCAAATGATTGAACGTATGACTATTACGGGTGATTCGCTGCAAATGGCGATGATTGTGTTATTGATTATACCTGTTTTGTTTTTATTCCCATTTGTACAAAAGCACTTTGTCAAAGGGGTTAACATTGGTTCTACTAAAGAGTAA
- the rbsK gene encoding ribokinase yields MTQKVVILGSTNVDRFLSVDRYAKPGETLHVDQGQQNYGGGKGANQAIATARMKADTTFISKVGQDGIADFMFEGFAEAGLNTDYVLKSDTADTGQAFITVDAKGNNMIYVYGGANMTMTSEDVEKAASVIAEADYIVAQLEVPVPAIIRAFEIAREHGVTTILNPAPASTLSEELLTLIDVIIPNEFESEILSGIPVEDEPSMKKNVDYFLNLGVKVVLITLGKRGTYYATKETSGLVEAYRVKVVDTTAAGDTFIGAFVSRFDIAAMNIEEAIDFANKAASYTVQKSGAQISIPWLDEVESKE; encoded by the coding sequence ATGACACAAAAGGTAGTCATATTAGGATCAACGAATGTCGATCGTTTCTTGTCCGTCGACCGCTATGCTAAGCCTGGTGAGACATTACATGTCGATCAAGGACAACAAAACTATGGCGGTGGGAAAGGGGCTAACCAAGCAATTGCTACAGCGCGGATGAAAGCTGATACTACATTCATCTCCAAAGTAGGACAGGACGGGATTGCTGACTTTATGTTTGAAGGATTTGCAGAAGCTGGGCTTAACACTGACTATGTCTTAAAGTCAGATACAGCTGATACAGGACAAGCATTTATTACTGTCGATGCAAAAGGGAACAATATGATTTATGTGTATGGCGGTGCGAATATGACGATGACCTCAGAAGATGTTGAAAAAGCAGCATCTGTAATTGCAGAAGCGGATTACATCGTTGCACAACTCGAAGTGCCAGTGCCAGCCATCATACGTGCCTTTGAAATTGCCCGTGAACATGGTGTAACGACAATTTTGAATCCAGCACCTGCAAGTACGTTATCAGAGGAATTGTTGACGTTGATTGATGTTATCATTCCAAATGAATTTGAATCAGAAATTTTGTCAGGGATACCTGTTGAAGATGAGCCATCGATGAAAAAGAATGTAGACTACTTCTTGAACTTAGGTGTCAAAGTAGTGTTAATTACTCTTGGTAAGCGAGGAACGTACTATGCAACGAAAGAGACATCAGGTCTTGTTGAGGCATACCGTGTTAAAGTCGTCGATACGACAGCAGCTGGCGACACCTTTATCGGTGCATTCGTCAGTCGTTTTGATATAGCAGCGATGAATATTGAAGAAGCGATAGACTTTGCAAACAAAGCAGCATCCTATACAGTTCAAAAGTCAGGCGCACAAATCTCAATACCTTGGTTAGATGAAGTGGAGTCAAAAGAGTAA
- the rbsR gene encoding ribose utilization transcriptional repressor RbsR, which yields MKKVSIKDVAQAAGVSLTTVSLILNGHQRRFPQKTIDRVIATKDALGYIPNQNAQQLRKNYIKLIGVLIPSLTHPFFSAMIQSMAQHKRDDVDLFFLSTPEAEIEDNIKHLVAKGMDGLVIARFIHEPEEMDAYLKKHHVPYVVLDQSEDNDFTDMIRTDEFAGGRLAAEHLIQRGHQNLVIVHPEPMMSNMQERVKGFEQYCKEQNIVKPIKIATSLSMHGGKKIAQELINSKATAAFAINDEMAIGMMRGLAEKGIRVPDNFSIIGYDNIDIAQFMTPALTTVAQPIEDIGERALQLIMKKIEKPLSNVEKLILPNSLVIRETTQFLK from the coding sequence GTGAAAAAAGTTTCAATCAAAGATGTAGCACAAGCGGCTGGCGTCTCGCTTACAACGGTGTCTCTTATATTAAATGGTCATCAAAGAAGATTTCCGCAAAAGACGATAGATCGTGTGATAGCGACAAAGGATGCGCTAGGATATATCCCAAATCAAAATGCACAACAATTACGCAAAAATTACATTAAGTTGATTGGGGTATTGATTCCAAGTTTAACGCATCCTTTTTTCTCAGCTATGATTCAAAGTATGGCACAACATAAGCGAGATGATGTCGATTTATTCTTTTTAAGTACACCTGAAGCAGAAATAGAGGATAATATTAAACATTTAGTTGCAAAGGGGATGGATGGCCTTGTGATTGCACGATTCATTCATGAACCAGAAGAGATGGACGCCTATTTGAAGAAGCACCATGTGCCGTATGTTGTCCTTGATCAAAGTGAAGATAATGACTTTACGGATATGATACGTACAGATGAATTCGCAGGGGGACGTCTTGCAGCAGAGCATTTAATCCAACGCGGTCATCAAAATCTTGTCATCGTTCACCCTGAACCGATGATGTCCAATATGCAAGAACGCGTCAAAGGATTTGAGCAATATTGTAAAGAGCAGAATATTGTAAAGCCTATTAAAATTGCGACATCATTATCGATGCATGGCGGGAAAAAGATTGCGCAAGAGCTAATCAACAGTAAAGCCACTGCAGCATTTGCTATTAATGACGAGATGGCAATCGGTATGATGCGTGGTCTAGCAGAAAAGGGGATACGTGTTCCGGACAACTTTTCAATTATCGGGTATGATAATATTGATATCGCTCAATTTATGACGCCAGCGTTAACGACTGTAGCACAGCCTATTGAAGATATCGGTGAGAGGGCATTACAGCTCATTATGAAAAAAATAGAAAAGCCCCTATCAAATGTCGAAAAATTGATACTACCTAATTCGCTTGTTATACGGGAAACAACGCAGTTCTTGAAATGA
- the rbsU gene encoding ribose/proton symporter RbsU, whose amino-acid sequence MNIVALLVGLGPLLGWGLFPTVASKFGGKPVHQIIGTTLGTLIFACVFAVLTAQHFPTGMNLMFSLLSGAGWCFGQILTFKAFTLIGSSKAMPVTTAFQLLGASLWGVFALGNWPGLTNKIIGFTALFVILIGARMTVWSEKKLSQDSDKLKKAVVILLIGEIGYWLYSAAPQATDIGGKAAFLPQAMGMVIVAVIYGCFFLKKDNPFTQKVTWLQIISGFFFAFAALTYLISAQPDMNGLATGFVLSQTSVVLATLTGIYFLNQRKTSKEMVVTMIGLVLILVAATVTVFIR is encoded by the coding sequence ATGAATATTGTTGCACTCCTAGTGGGATTAGGTCCGCTTTTAGGTTGGGGACTCTTTCCTACAGTTGCTTCTAAATTTGGAGGGAAACCCGTACATCAGATTATCGGTACAACACTTGGAACATTAATCTTTGCATGTGTTTTTGCAGTATTGACCGCACAGCATTTTCCGACAGGGATGAATTTGATGTTCTCCTTATTATCAGGTGCGGGCTGGTGTTTCGGACAGATATTAACATTTAAGGCATTTACCTTGATCGGTTCATCTAAAGCGATGCCTGTAACGACAGCATTCCAATTGCTTGGTGCGTCATTATGGGGTGTGTTTGCATTAGGGAACTGGCCAGGACTTACAAATAAAATTATTGGTTTCACAGCACTGTTTGTAATTTTAATCGGTGCACGTATGACAGTATGGAGTGAAAAGAAATTAAGCCAAGATAGCGATAAACTAAAAAAAGCTGTAGTGATTTTATTAATTGGTGAGATTGGCTACTGGCTGTATTCAGCAGCACCACAAGCGACTGATATTGGAGGTAAAGCGGCATTCTTACCTCAAGCTATGGGGATGGTTATCGTTGCAGTTATCTACGGATGCTTCTTTTTGAAGAAAGACAATCCATTTACACAAAAAGTCACGTGGCTACAAATCATTTCAGGCTTTTTCTTTGCTTTTGCAGCGTTGACTTATTTAATATCAGCACAACCTGATATGAATGGGCTTGCGACGGGGTTTGTTCTTTCGCAAACGTCAGTGGTACTTGCGACATTAACGGGAATTTATTTCTTAAACCAACGTAAAACATCAAAAGAAATGGTCGTTACAATGATTGGATTAGTACTGATTCTAGTCGCAGCAACCGTGACGGTCTTCATCAGATAA
- a CDS encoding NAD(P)H-binding protein: MQKVLLTGASGYIGGHLIEKLKTDYDVIAISRNIENKKNERNVTWKSADLFDLNKITEVMRDIDIAIYLVHPMMSSAKLTQAKFEDMDALLADNFGRAAQKNNVKHIVFLNGLIPESDNVSIHLRNRLECEAILGSYGVPVRTLQAGRIIGGAIDFKESIRSAFKKEKKVSKHTIKDVRAISRVTFPNDMTMSNLVEVYAKFLNNMTLHVINCHLDDNHFTITVPFLNKELLLLQKDHAVSDYDYVLYRIVGGDLARNSSRGNARLEFRRLPDSDECIIALQEYEPTLPWWVYKHTQAKVHETVMNLFACKLQMRYHSQGNYTVKKLIVPAFVVMGVILLKKKWRKKAMSNVE; the protein is encoded by the coding sequence ATGCAAAAAGTCTTATTAACAGGGGCTTCGGGCTATATCGGCGGTCATTTAATAGAAAAGTTAAAAACGGACTATGACGTGATTGCCATATCGAGAAATATAGAGAATAAAAAGAATGAGCGTAACGTGACATGGAAATCAGCAGATCTTTTTGATTTGAATAAGATTACTGAAGTGATGAGAGATATTGACATTGCGATATACCTTGTACACCCAATGATGTCATCTGCTAAGTTAACACAAGCTAAATTTGAAGACATGGATGCACTACTGGCTGATAATTTTGGGCGTGCGGCACAGAAAAATAACGTCAAGCACATCGTATTTTTAAATGGTTTGATTCCTGAATCTGACAACGTATCCATACATTTGCGTAATCGTTTAGAATGTGAAGCTATTCTAGGTTCATATGGCGTGCCAGTGCGTACATTACAGGCTGGGCGTATTATTGGTGGGGCTATTGACTTTAAAGAGAGCATTCGTAGTGCGTTTAAAAAGGAAAAAAAAGTATCAAAACATACTATTAAAGATGTTAGAGCCATTTCTCGTGTAACATTTCCGAATGACATGACAATGTCGAATTTAGTGGAGGTCTATGCTAAATTCTTGAATAATATGACCCTCCATGTCATCAATTGTCATTTGGATGATAATCATTTTACGATTACAGTACCTTTTTTAAATAAAGAGTTGTTGTTACTCCAAAAAGATCATGCCGTTTCAGATTATGATTATGTCTTATACCGTATTGTGGGTGGTGACCTTGCGCGTAATTCTAGTAGAGGTAATGCAAGACTCGAATTTAGACGACTACCGGATAGTGACGAATGTATTATTGCATTACAAGAATATGAGCCGACACTCCCTTGGTGGGTGTATAAACACACTCAAGCCAAAGTGCACGAAACCGTTATGAACTTATTTGCGTGCAAACTTCAAATGAGGTATCACAGTCAAGGAAACTATACCGTGAAAAAGTTAATTGTTCCTGCCTTTGTTGTAATGGGTGTGATTTTACTCAAAAAGAAGTGGCGCAAAAAAGCTATGTCTAATGTAGAATGA
- a CDS encoding glucose 1-dehydrogenase — MKRLTDKVVIITGGAQGMGKLHAERALSEGAKVVITDINESVGQVTAQSLGEDVLFIQHDVSKASDWQHVVDTVMSRFERIDVLINNAGITYHKSIDDVSLEDYMKIVNINQVSVFLGIKVVSPIMKQQELGSIINISSMNGLVGGAIGYTDTKFAVRGMTKAAARELSPYNIRVNSVHPGVIQTPMLEEDSVKEAVNAFKKTIPMRRIAQPEEVSNLVCFLASDEASYSTGSEFVIDGGMTAL; from the coding sequence ATGAAAAGATTAACAGATAAAGTTGTGATCATCACAGGAGGTGCACAAGGCATGGGGAAACTTCATGCTGAAAGGGCACTCAGTGAGGGAGCTAAGGTAGTAATTACAGATATTAACGAATCCGTAGGCCAAGTGACAGCCCAATCTTTAGGCGAGGATGTACTGTTTATTCAACATGATGTATCAAAAGCGTCAGATTGGCAGCACGTCGTTGATACTGTAATGTCACGCTTTGAACGTATCGATGTATTAATCAATAATGCCGGTATAACTTATCACAAATCAATTGACGACGTTTCCCTAGAAGACTATATGAAGATTGTCAATATTAACCAAGTTTCTGTATTTTTAGGTATCAAGGTCGTCTCTCCAATCATGAAACAACAAGAACTAGGTTCAATCATTAATATTTCTTCCATGAATGGACTTGTCGGTGGTGCAATCGGTTATACTGATACTAAGTTTGCGGTACGAGGGATGACCAAAGCAGCTGCACGTGAACTTTCTCCCTACAATATTCGCGTCAATTCTGTTCATCCCGGCGTCATCCAAACACCCATGCTTGAAGAAGATAGCGTGAAAGAAGCAGTGAATGCATTTAAAAAGACGATTCCAATGAGACGTATTGCACAACCTGAAGAAGTGTCAAATCTCGTATGTTTCCTTGCTTCAGATGAGGCCTCTTATTCAACAGGATCAGAGTTCGTCATCGATGGTGGCATGACAGCTCTATAA